Below is a window of Yersinia kristensenii DNA.
AATGTCAGCGCGACTGAAATGGCTCTGGGTGGCAGCCACAAATCCGGGCAGGATATGGTGTTGAACAGCCAGGGCAAGCTGACGGTGAACAACGCTTCGCTCAATTCGGACCAGCAACTGGCACTCAAAGGCAGCGATTTGGTACTGGAGCAATCCACGATCAGTGCGGCCAAAGCCGTGACTCTGGATTCGGCAGGCAAGTTGCGTACAGCCAACAGTACGATACTGGCGGGTAGCGACGTTCAAGGCAAATTGGTCGGCGGGCAAACGCTGACGCTGAAAGGCACCGAGCAACAGTGGTTGAATAGCCAGCTCGGGGCTGGAACCGTGCTTGCGACAGCGCAAAACAACCTAATTCTGGATGAGGGTTCCACGCTAACGGGTCTGGATGGTGTGACCTTACAAGGTGGCACCCTGAATTTGGCGGGTAAAACCAGCTCTGGCGGTGATGCCACTCTACAAGGTACTGACCTGCAAAGTACCCGCAACAGCCTGTTCAGTGCACAGGGCGATATTCATCTCACTTTCAGTGGTAATGCAAATTGGCAGGGGCAGCTTACCGCCGGGCGGGATCTTACACTACAGGCTGACACACTGGATAACAGTGGACAACTTGCAGCCAATCGCCACAACCAAATAACGGCACAAAGCCTCAATAATAGCGGGCTGATGCAAGCTCAGGGTTCCCAAAACCTAGATGTCAGACAACTCGACAATCGTGGTCAACTGCAATCAGCTGGCGCATTGACATTGAATGCCGATACGGTGAATAACCGCGGTCTGATTGGCTCAGAACAGCAGTTAACCCTGACGGTGCGTGATACCTTGAATGTCGATGGGGCGCTGTACGCCGAAGGGCCACTGAACGTGCGAGCAGGTGAGTTCCTGCTGGCGGGACGGGCGACCGGGAAGCAGGGTCTCGCTATCAACAGCAACCTGACGGCCACTGAAGGCTCGGCGCTACTCAGTTCCGGCGATATTCACCTACAAGGGGAAACATTGCTGCTGAGTGGGTTATTGTCTGGCGATCGCGCCCTGACCGTGGCGGGAGAACAGTTCACCACCGGTAACCGTGCGCAAATTCAGGCCAAAGATAGCATTACATTGAATACTGAGAAGAATGCCCAGCTTGCCGGTATTTTTACTACGTTGGGTGACCTGAATCTTGTCTCTGGAACCACTGAAAACCGGGCAGATATAGTCGCACGTAATATTGATTGGCGTAGTGACAGCCTTATCCAGCAAGGGCGTATGCAGGCTGACCACGATTTGATGCTGACGGTTAATCAGCTCAATCAGCACGGAACCTTGCAAGCAGGACAAAAGTTGGCGCTGCGTGGTGAGCAATTGGTCAACAGTGGACGGATTGGCGCTCCGCAGCTCGAATTGGCCTTTACCCGTAGTCTGGACAACAGCGGCTCACTGATGGCTAGTCAGGGATTAACGCTGGAAGTTCCCTCATTGAGCAACAGCGGCACCTTGGCAGCAAACGCATTGGCATTGAAAACCCACAATCTGGATAACAGCGGGCTAGTGCAGGCCGACGTCAATGCCATTATTGATGCACAAACATTAACCAATAGAGATACCGGACGTTTGCTGGCAGGTAACGCTCTGACTTTACAAGGTGTGCAACTGAACAATGCCGGTAAACTGCAAGCCAACCGCCTGAATATTGAAACACAAACCTGGGATAACACCGGCAGTGCATTAGGTATCAGCCAACTCACAGCAAACGCCACACAAAAGCTCACCAACCGCGGGCAATTATTGAGTCAGGGCCCTCTCACGCTAAATACGAAGTCATTGACCAATAATGGGAAAATACTCAGTGAGAACCAGCTCAACCTCAATGCACAGCAATTTATCAACCAGGGTGAAGCGCAAGGTACCACTACACAGTTAAATGCTGAGCAGTTAACTAACAGTGGTCATCTGATTGGTGTCGAGCGTCTGGTGTTGCAATTGCAACAGGACTTGAACAATGCCACCGGCGGTAAGTTACTGAGCGGCGGTGATCTGAAGGTGAATGCAGCGGCTGTTAGCAATGCCGGGACGTGGCAAGGCGAGCAGATTATTTTGGCGGCACGCCAGCTGGATAACACCGGGATTTTACAGGCGAATAACCGCATCCAACTCGATCTCACCGGTAATGTTAACAGCGGTGTAGGTAGTCAAATAGTCACCCTCGGTGAAGCAACGATTAACGCGCTGGCGTTGGTTAACCACGGCAATTGGCAGGCGGCTTCGCTGTTCCTGAAAGGCGATTCGCTGCTCAACAATGGTGTCATCGCCGGGGTTAATCAGCTTAAGTCTGAAATAAGTCGCGACATCACCCAACAAAAAAGCGGTGAGATGCTGAGCAATGGCTTACTAACCCTGAATGCCACCCAAGTCGATAATCAGGGGCGTATACAGGCCAATTCTCTGGCGCTACACGCGGTAGACATGACCAATAACGGGGTGATGCAAGGCCAGGATGTATTCAATGCCCAACTGAGTGGCGTGTTCCATAACCTTGCCAGTGGCGATCTTCGCAGCCAAAACGGGTTGAAGCTGAATGCTGCGGGGTTAGATAACGCGGGTAACATTCAGAGCACCGAAGCCAGCACATTCGTGTTGACGACGCCGATGCTTAACACAGGCAAAATTGTTGTCGGGGGAGATTTAGATATTGGCGCTCTCGCCCTCAACAATAGCGGCTGGCTGCAAGCGAATAACATCACTTTTAACGGTACGCGACTGGATAACTCCGGTACGCTGATAGCGGCGGGCGATAACCGGCTGACACTCGATATTTTCAACAATCGGGGAACAGTACAGGGCGACAACCTGCAACTGAAGATTGGCAGCCTGAATAATGCTGGCACCCTGCTGGCCACTCGCCAGATGAGCGTACAGGCGCAACAAATTGATAATCAACAGGATGCTAAGTTATTCAGCGCAGGCGACCTGACTGTCGTCAGTGGCGGGTTTAGCCTGTTTGGGCAATTGGTGGCCTTGGGCAATCTTTCCCTGACCCTCAATGATGCCCTCACACAGCATGGCACACTGGCCGCAGGCAAAATGCTCAACCTGTCCAGTCACGGGGATATCACTCTCACGGGCACTACACAGGGTCAAAGCCTGTCTATCCATAGTCTGGGGCAGTTTACTCACAGCGGAACACTGCGCGGGGGTAACGGCGATGTCCGTATTGAGGCCATGGGTATCACACAAAATGATACGGCCAGTCTACAAGCTGGAGGCCGCATACAACTGCTGAGTAGTAGCACTATCAGCAACAACGGCTTTATTGGTACCGCAGGCGACCTGCTATTAAACGCCGCCAGTCAATTGTTTAACAGCGGCATGTTGTACAGCGGTGGCAATATGCAACTGCTGGCCGACCAGATAACCAACCACTACGGCGATATTTTAGCGGACAACAGTCTGTGGATGCAGAAAGATACCACCGGCAGTGCCAACAGCGAGGTTATTAACACCTCCGGCACCATTGAGACGGGGCACGGTGATATCACCATCAATACCAACCATTTGCTGAATCAGCGTGATGGATTGAGTGTGACCCGCACAGACAAGGATCTGACTAATGAATATCCTTGGTTAAATGGTGCAATAGTAAAAGTGCCACTGAGTTTCTTCGAAGAAGGCGAGGTGGGTTACTACACGATAAAAATCACCCAGCAAGAAGCCGGGGATGATGCCAATCAAGTGAGTCATACAGAAACCTATGCCGCCCCCTTTGAGAAAACGCGAGAGCTGGCATTATCTGTTTCTACCCTTTCAGTCACCAGCAAGGGAGCGGCTGGACGTATATCTTCCGGTAAAGATCTGGTCGTAACCGCTCAAACGCTCGATAACCTGGCTAGCGATATCCTCTCTAATGGTGATATCTCTCTTACGGGTAATACGCTGAATAACCAGTCCTGGTTGGCGGGGACAGAAACACGCTATCAAACCTACCGCACAGGGGAACTCCCTGAATCCAGATACTGGTATGAAGTGTCCAAATTACAGCCCCTTAATATCTATGCATTGGGGCAAATCGAGGACCAATCTGTTACCTACGCCGCTGATGGGGATATTCGTACTGAACGCAGTGAAGACAGCCAGCTCTATCGCTCCGTCATTCAAGCCGGTGGCGCAGTTAATGCTCATTTCACTGGCGATATCAGTAACACCACAGCCACGCCAAATGCAGGCGGAGTGAGCCATACACTGGCGGCCCCTAAGCTGGATTTACAATCACAACCAGATAATATCGGCACTGCTCAGGCACAAGATCTGACGGACGACCAATATATCACCGTGGGGACGCCAGTCTGGAAAGATAACTTGCAGAACGCGCTGGGTTCCTTGGGCAATAATGCCACGGAGTTGGCGGATTATCCGTTGCCGAATAGCAACAATGGCCACTTTGTGCTGGCCCCTGACCCAAGCAGCCCGTATCTGATCACCACCAACCCCAAACTGAATGAATTAGGGCAACTCGATAACAGCCTGTTTGACGGTTTGTACGCCATGCTGGGCCAGCAGCCGGGAGCCGCACCACAGGAAAATAACAGCCAGTTTACTGACCAAAAACAGTTCCTCGGCTCAGCCTATTTCCTCGATCGCTTAAACCTAAAACCCGATTATGACTATCGCTTCCTCGGCGATGCAGCTTTCGACACCCGCTATATCAGTAATGCGGTCCTGAGCCAAACTGGTCAGCGTTACCTCAATGGCCTTGGCTCTGATTTAGCCCAGATGCAATACCTTATCGACAACGCGGCACAAGCCCAAAGCGGGCTGGGGCTAACACTGGGTGTCAGCTTGACAGCGGAACAGGTTGCTGCCCTGAACAAAAGTATTGTCTGGTGGGAAGAGATTAATGTTAACGGCCAGACTGTTTTAGCTCCCAAATTGTATTTGGCGAAAGCGGATAGCGCCTCGCTAAACGGCAGCGTTATCAGTGGTAATCAGGTCAATCTCGCGGCAGGCAAGGTCATTAACGCGGGAAGTACCCTCAAGGCCGACCAATTATTGGCGGTGAATAGTCAAATCACCCTCAGCAACCTGCAAGGCGGGAAAATCACGTCCGGCGGTGATCTGCAACTGAGTGCTATCGGTGATATCAGTAATATTGGCTCCAGCATCGCCGGTCAGCGAGTGGCACTGGAGAGCCTTGATGGCAATATTATCAATCAAACACTCAGCCAACAGTGGACAGCAACGACGGCCGGTAATGGCCGCTGGAATAGCGAGTCCTTGTCATTAACCCGCACAGAAATTGGCGATACCTCCACTATCAGCGCTGGGGACTCTCTCAGCCTGAATGCAGGAAAAGACATTTTAGTCACCGGTGCCAAGGTGTCTGCTGGTGGTAACCTGGATATGCAAGCGGGGGGAGATATTGCCATTACGGCTAATACCACGCTCAGCAATAATGAACATAATCTACAGCGTGATCGTCGCAACGGTTATCAACAAAGTGAGCAGCGCGACAGCCTGAGCAGTGAAATCAGTGCTGGCGGCGATCTGACACTCAATGCAGGTAACGATGTGTCACTGACAGCCAGTGAACTGGCTGCGAAAGGGAATGTGGGGCTGTCCGCAGGGCGTGATATTTCGCTGGAAACAGCGGAGAAAAATAGCCAACAAAAAACCAATAACAGTGAAAACCGCACCACTGATGCCACCCGCTCAGTGATAACCAGTGGCAATAATCTGACATTGGATGCCGGGCGTGATATCAACTCCCAGGCAGCAGCGCTGGTGTCAGATAACGCCACCACCCTCAAAGCTGGCCGTGACGTCAATCTTAATGCCCAGCAAAGCAGCACCTACAGCGAAAACCACGGTGATCGCAAACAGCAAATTAATGAGTCCATCCGTCAGCAAGGGACTGAAATCGTCAGCGGTGGGGATACCACCATTCTGGCCGGTCATGACATTAATCTGCAGGCCACACAGGCGCAGGCCAGTGGTGATATTGCGCTGAAAGCCGGTCATGACATTAATGTGACCACGGCGACAGAAAGTGATTATTCCTTCTTTGAAGAAACTACCGTTAAGAAGAAAAGGCTGTCGAAGACCACCACCCACGTGGTCTCTGAAGATTACGCCACACAGGAACAAGGCTCGCTGCTCAGTGGTAAAAATGTCTCATTATCTGCCGGTAATGACTTACTGGTGAAAGGTTCTGCGGTTGTCGGTGACAATAATGTCGCACTGACTGCGGGCAACAATGTGGATATTGTGGCGGCCACCGAAGAACAATCCAGTTACCGCTTGTCTGAACAGAAAAAAAGCGGCATGTTCAGTGGCGGCGGCATCGGGGTCACTATTGGCAGCACCTCATCACGCCAACAAAGCCGTGATTCCGGGACGACACAAAGCCAAAGCGCCAGCACTATTGGTAGCACGGGCGGCGATGTCACCATCAACGCTGGCGGCACTGCCCATATTGGTGGCGCGGATATTCTGGCCAATAAAAACCTGAATGTCACCGGGGATAGTGTCGTCATTGAACCGGGTCAGGACAAACGCAGCAGCGATCAACTTTATGAACAAAAAAGCAGTGGCTTGACACTCGCCCTTTCCGGCGCGGTAGGTTCAGCGTTGAACACGGCGGTGACAACCGTACAAGAGGCAAAAGACGAAACCAATGGCCGTCTGGCAGCATTAAAAGGCACCAAAGCGGCTCTGACAGGAATATCGGCTAAACAGGCCGTGGATCTGGCTCAGGCACAGGGCAATAGCGATACCGGCAGCCTGTTTGGTGTCAGCGTGTCGTTAGGCTCACAAAAATCGACCTCGCAACAACATCAGGAACAGCAGGCGGTCAGCGGCTCAACCCTGACCGCGGGCAATGACCTCAATATCACCGCCACCGGTAAAGGCCAGAGTACCAACAGCGGCGATATCATTATTGGCGGGAGCCAGCTCAAAGCCGGTCACGACACCACATTGGATGCCGATCGCGACCTGTTTCTACTCGGTGCAGCCAATACCCAGAAAACCGAAGGCAGCAACAGCAGCAGTGGTGGCAGTATTGGGGCCAGTATCAGTTTGGGTAAAGAAAGCGGGCTGAGTATCTTTGCCAATGCCAATAAATCCAAAGGTAATGACAGTGGTAATGGCACCTCCTGGTCTGAAACTACCCTCGACAGTGGCAACACCTTGTCTCTCACCAGTGGCCGCGATACCACCCTGCTGGGCGCACAACTCAGTGGCGACAAAGTCGAAGCGGATGTCGGCCGCAATCTGACCCTGCAAAGCCAGCAAGACAGTGACCGTTACGATTCCAAACAGCAGAGTATCAGCGGCGGTGTCAGTGCTGTGATTATGGGTACCGGCGGCGGTTCAGCCAATCTGAGTGCCACTCAAGACAAAATGCACAGCAACTTTGATTCGGTGCAAGAGCAGACGGGTATCTTTGCGGGCAAAGGTGGCTTTGATATTACCGTCGGGGAACACACCCAGCTTAATGGTGCAGTGATTGGCTCTACGGCAACGGCAGATAAGAACAAGCTGGATACCGGCACACTGGGCTTTAGCAATATTGACAATAAAGCCGAGTTCAAAACCGAGCATCAGGGGGGCAGTATCAGCACCGGCGGTAGCGTGGCGGATAACTTCCTCGGCAACATGGGCAATCTGGTGTTGGTTGGAGCCAATAATGATGGCAACGCACAGAGTACCACCCATGCAGCCGTGTCTGATGGCACCATCATTATTCGTGATACGGACAAACAACAGCAAAATGTCGATGACCTGAGCCGCGACGTCGAGCATGCCAATAATGCCCTCACCCCTATCTTTGATAAAGAGAAAGAGCAAAATCGCCTGAAAGAAGCGCAATTGATTGGTGAGATTGGCGGGCAGGTGTTTGATGTTATTAGCACGCAGGGGCAGATACAGGCCACCACCGCGGCGAAAGATGCACTGGCAAAAAGCGGTCATCTCAACCCGACTCAAAAAGAGATAGAAGCGTCGCCAGTCTATAAAGAAGCCATGAAGGATTACGGCATCGGTGGCACTTACCAGAAAATTGCGCAAGCCGCCACCGCCGCCCTGCAAGGGTTGGCGGGTGGGGACATGACCAAAGCACTGGCCGGTGCATCAGCGCCCTATCTGGCACAGATGATTAAAGATGTCGCCGGTGAAGATAATGAAGCGGCACGCATTGGCGCACATGCGGTGTTGGGTGCAGTGCTCTCTCATCTGCAAGGCAACAGCGCCGCCGCCGGTGGTGCCGGAGCTTTAAGTGGTGAACTGGCCGCCATCTACATCAAAAACAGTCTGTACCCCAATATCGAGACCAAAGACCTGACCGAAGCACAAAAGCAGGTTATTGTTAACCTCAGCTCCCTGGCTGCGGGATTGTCTGGTGGCCTGGTCGGTGATAGCACGGGCAGTGCCGTTGCCGGTGCGCAGGCCGGGAAGAACGCGGTGGAGAATAACTCCATGAGTGGAGATCAAGCCCGCGAGTCTGTTAAGCAGGTTACGAGCAACCTGAAAGATCATGTAAGAGACAAACTGGGTGAAGGTACTCTCTCCGCTATCGTTAACAGTATAATTAATGCGACGGCTGACACAGGTGATGCGATATTAGGCGGAGCAGATTACGGCGCTGATGCGGCGATGGCGCTCACCTCATGTGCCATGGGAGACAGTTACTGCACTCAGGCATTAAACGATCTGGCGGATAAAAATCAGGCTGCGGCAGATACGCTGAAAGCCCTGATGAAGAGTGAAACCTGGTCAGCGGTTGCAGGACAGGTGAAAGAAGCGGCTCAAGGTAACCAGCTTGCGCTTGAAGCAACAGGCGGAATGCTGGCGAGTATGTTCCTGCCGGGCAAAAAAATACCTGATATTGAGGCTGCTAAGTTACCAAGCGGACCGAGTAGCTCAATAGTTCCTGGTGGGGGATTAGCTGCTCATGAAGCGGCAGGTGGACACCTAATCGATAGGCATGTTGGAAAAACAGAAGCGGAGCTATTAAATAGAGTGTCAACGGGTAATGTTAAATCAGCGTCCTCATTTACAGATAGGACTACTGCTGAAGCAGTCACAAGCAAGGCAATTGATAGTAATCAGGCTAAAATCGATAGTTATCTTTCTGGTAGCCAGAAAGGATATTTAGAGATTGATTATCAATCCAATGTACCGATTGGTATTAGTGTCTCTCGTGGTTCTACAAATGTCTCTTCAGTGACGAATGCTAGAATTATCATTGCGAGAGATCCTTCAATGCCAACAGGGTATAAAATCATTACTGGATATCCAACACCATGATTATTAACGAAAAATATCCTTATTTGTCATATCTACTAAGGTGTTACTTTAACCAGGATTTTGAAGTGCTATTTGGTAATGCTGATGAAACATTGGCAGCTTATAAAGCAACTGAGACTGCGGAAGAGCGGTTGCAGATGAAGGCTGAAATAGATTATCTGCTGGCACTTTCTCTGCCAGATGATGAATTACAGGACATCCTGCTTAACAAACTTGATTGTAGTTATTATTATCCTAATGAATGGTCTTCATCTGAGGAATGGTTGAAACATATATATAAACAAATGAACTGAAAGATCCCGGCCAGTTGGCCGGGATCTTTGATAGCCTCCAAAAAACGGGTCGCTGTGCCATGATATAAGAGCTCAGGGGGCATCTTCTCTTTAAAGCTAATATCTACTTGTTGCGTTGAATGTCCTTGAACAGCTCGGATGCAGAGTCCATCTTCTGAAATAGCGAACCGTTTTTTATCACTACTCTCAACAACAGCTTGGATAATCTGTTGATCAAGCCTCTGATTTTCCTTGCTAGCACAGGCAATCAATGAGTTGATATCCGCCCAACCTTCACTATCTAATGTTAAGCCAATTGATTCAGGTTGATGGCGTAGGACGTAACTTAAGAACTTGCTTACTTCGGTATGTTTTTTGCTCATGGTGAAAACTCGAATAAATCCTGCCGCATTTTTACGCCACGTATAAAAAGTGGCATCAGAGATGCCCAGTTTACGGTACGTGGCACCGGGCTCCAATGAATATGGTGATTCATCGCATTGACTTTGGTACGCCGAACACCGATACCGTCCGAAATTACTAGCCTTCATTTTATAACTGACGCTGCTCTAGGCTGGTATAAATCGTTTTAATTTCACCTGTTAAGCTCTCACCACGGTACACCATCGACGTATCGTACCGTTGATACTTCTCTTCTCTCGCGGCGCTGAACCAGTTAAACGACCCTAACCAACGGCATAGCGTTATGTTCATTACACCATTCTGCATTCGACATGGGTGTGATAGGGCTTGATGGCCGCATGAAGCTACTGGTCTCAGAAGGCGTAAACGGCAGCCAAATGGTTGAACGGTTATTCTGGGATTTCGCAGGGCATACAATTTTACTGCCCAAAAGCGCTGAACATTATCCACATGAACAGTTTGTAGAATGGCATCGGGGGCAAGTGTTTAAACGTTAGTGACATTCAGATGAGATATAAAAGTGCAGCAAGCTGTACTAATGTGATTAGCTATTGGCATCCACCATATCAATAATATTGTGCAATCTCAGCTCCGGTATAAGCTGGTCTTGCAAGGTATCAAAAACACGTTCAATACACCATTTGCTGGTCAGCTGGCAAAGATGATTTCGATAGCCTAATCCGCCGTCAGTACTGCGAATCTCAGAGTTTCAATGAGGGGACATTTAAGCACTAGCCTTCCCAGACAAAGACTAAAAATAATCCCACGCCCGGCCAGCTAAAAACTCAACCCCCTTTCAACATATCAAAGACCACCCGCGCAAACCCTTTTGCAAGTTCTGGGTTAGACAGATACTGCATCATCATTTCATGCTGAGCATCATTGCTATCCATTACCGCGTCATCAATAGCTTTAGGGAAATCCCCCAGCATGGCTTGTTCGCGGGTATTGTTGGCAATTTGCGTCATGACTGCCTGGTTTTCCGATAACTTATCACGCACGGTAAAAGCATAGTTAATCATGTCCTTATCACTGAGATTGTCAGTAATAAACAGGTCATTTAGACGTGCCAGAATATTCGACAGGAACTCTTCTTTCTTATCTTTCGGCTTGGCGGTGCCGATGTCGTTGCCTGGTTCAATTTTGTATTCTCCGGCATCTTCCTGCAGCTTGAGATGCTGCTCGTGGATTTTCGATAAGCGGTAATGGCTCATCTCCACATTGCTTAAATCAATCTCATCTTCTTCAACGTGCTGTTCATGCAGCAGCGGGCGAAGATGGCGGGCAAAAAGACTAAGTTTCTCCAGTTCTTTGTCATCATAGTCAACGAGTTGCGACATAAACTCGTAGAAACGAACAAAACTGCCGAGGTCCTTCTTGAAGATATCCAGCTTGTCTTTCTCTTGTTTGCACTCTTTAAAACTGTTTTCGGCGTTGGTGATAAGCACCACATCATTGGTTTTTTTGGTTCGCTCAAAAATCTCTTTTGCCAGCACATAGGCATCGATAGCCGAGGTATAACGTTTCTTCCAGCGCTCAACGGCCGGTTTACAGATATTACTGATCGCCGCGTTGGATTTGTTTTTAGTGAAAAATGCCTCGCAGAATTGCTCGACTTCACTCCACAGGAAAATACCGCCAGTGCGAAGTTTCTGGAACAACTCGAAGACTAGCTGTGGATCACTGACATCTGTCAACTCAGCGGTTTGATAGTAAGGCTGGAAGGCCGCCAGAATATCATCGGGTTCGTTATAGAAATCGAGCACGAAAGTGCCCGATTGTGCTTTACCCGGATAGGTGCGATTCAGCCGCGAGAGCGTCTGTACACACTCCACCCCGCCCAGAGCTTTATCCACATACATGGCGCATAATTTCGGCTGATCAAAACCGGTCTGGAATTTATTCGCCACCAACATCACCTGATAATCATCACTATCAAAGGCTTTGCGCATATCCCGACCTTTCAGCCCTGGATTCATATTGATTTCGGTGAACTTCTGATTGAGCAGCGCCAGACTGTTGTGGTCACTCTCAACAAATTCCACCTCGCCAGAAAACGCCACCATCGTGTTAATCTTCGGATAGTTTTTTTCCGCGATATATTGATCAAATGCCAGCTTATAACGCACCGCAGCTTTACGCGAACTGGTGACCACCATCGCTTTGGCTTGCCCACCCAGTAAATGCATCACATGTTTGCGGTAGTGCTCAACAATCACTTTTACCTTTTGCGCGACATTATGATCGTGCAATGTCACCCACTGGTTAAGTTTGATTTTGGCTTTTTTACTGTCAACTTCCCGGTCTGCATCTGCCAGTTTTTGTAGCAGCTGATAGGCCACTTTGTAGTTGGTATAGTTCTTCAGGACATCAAGAATAAAGCCCTCTTCAATCGCCTGACGC
It encodes the following:
- a CDS encoding hemagglutinin repeat-containing protein codes for the protein MNNNNESTIKTHHQLLSYTLCALLVLQPVMPALAAEVSVAGGNTQLDKAGNGVPVVNIATPNQSGISHNQYNDFNVGKEGLILNNATGQLTQSQLGGLIQNNPNLQTGHEAKAIINEVVGANRSQLQGYLEVAGKQASVMVANPYGITCDGCGFINTPNVTLTTGKPMMDANGKLQALEVTQGAISIQGKGLDASKSGALSIISRATEINAQLYAQDLTLIAGSNRVDAAGHVSALQGKGNVPKVAVDTGALGGMYANRIRLVSSEKGVGVNLGNLNARQGDIQLDSSGKLTLNNSLAQGNLNVSATEMALGGSHKSGQDMVLNSQGKLTVNNASLNSDQQLALKGSDLVLEQSTISAAKAVTLDSAGKLRTANSTILAGSDVQGKLVGGQTLTLKGTEQQWLNSQLGAGTVLATAQNNLILDEGSTLTGLDGVTLQGGTLNLAGKTSSGGDATLQGTDLQSTRNSLFSAQGDIHLTFSGNANWQGQLTAGRDLTLQADTLDNSGQLAANRHNQITAQSLNNSGLMQAQGSQNLDVRQLDNRGQLQSAGALTLNADTVNNRGLIGSEQQLTLTVRDTLNVDGALYAEGPLNVRAGEFLLAGRATGKQGLAINSNLTATEGSALLSSGDIHLQGETLLLSGLLSGDRALTVAGEQFTTGNRAQIQAKDSITLNTEKNAQLAGIFTTLGDLNLVSGTTENRADIVARNIDWRSDSLIQQGRMQADHDLMLTVNQLNQHGTLQAGQKLALRGEQLVNSGRIGAPQLELAFTRSLDNSGSLMASQGLTLEVPSLSNSGTLAANALALKTHNLDNSGLVQADVNAIIDAQTLTNRDTGRLLAGNALTLQGVQLNNAGKLQANRLNIETQTWDNTGSALGISQLTANATQKLTNRGQLLSQGPLTLNTKSLTNNGKILSENQLNLNAQQFINQGEAQGTTTQLNAEQLTNSGHLIGVERLVLQLQQDLNNATGGKLLSGGDLKVNAAAVSNAGTWQGEQIILAARQLDNTGILQANNRIQLDLTGNVNSGVGSQIVTLGEATINALALVNHGNWQAASLFLKGDSLLNNGVIAGVNQLKSEISRDITQQKSGEMLSNGLLTLNATQVDNQGRIQANSLALHAVDMTNNGVMQGQDVFNAQLSGVFHNLASGDLRSQNGLKLNAAGLDNAGNIQSTEASTFVLTTPMLNTGKIVVGGDLDIGALALNNSGWLQANNITFNGTRLDNSGTLIAAGDNRLTLDIFNNRGTVQGDNLQLKIGSLNNAGTLLATRQMSVQAQQIDNQQDAKLFSAGDLTVVSGGFSLFGQLVALGNLSLTLNDALTQHGTLAAGKMLNLSSHGDITLTGTTQGQSLSIHSLGQFTHSGTLRGGNGDVRIEAMGITQNDTASLQAGGRIQLLSSSTISNNGFIGTAGDLLLNAASQLFNSGMLYSGGNMQLLADQITNHYGDILADNSLWMQKDTTGSANSEVINTSGTIETGHGDITINTNHLLNQRDGLSVTRTDKDLTNEYPWLNGAIVKVPLSFFEEGEVGYYTIKITQQEAGDDANQVSHTETYAAPFEKTRELALSVSTLSVTSKGAAGRISSGKDLVVTAQTLDNLASDILSNGDISLTGNTLNNQSWLAGTETRYQTYRTGELPESRYWYEVSKLQPLNIYALGQIEDQSVTYAADGDIRTERSEDSQLYRSVIQAGGAVNAHFTGDISNTTATPNAGGVSHTLAAPKLDLQSQPDNIGTAQAQDLTDDQYITVGTPVWKDNLQNALGSLGNNATELADYPLPNSNNGHFVLAPDPSSPYLITTNPKLNELGQLDNSLFDGLYAMLGQQPGAAPQENNSQFTDQKQFLGSAYFLDRLNLKPDYDYRFLGDAAFDTRYISNAVLSQTGQRYLNGLGSDLAQMQYLIDNAAQAQSGLGLTLGVSLTAEQVAALNKSIVWWEEINVNGQTVLAPKLYLAKADSASLNGSVISGNQVNLAAGKVINAGSTLKADQLLAVNSQITLSNLQGGKITSGGDLQLSAIGDISNIGSSIAGQRVALESLDGNIINQTLSQQWTATTAGNGRWNSESLSLTRTEIGDTSTISAGDSLSLNAGKDILVTGAKVSAGGNLDMQAGGDIAITANTTLSNNEHNLQRDRRNGYQQSEQRDSLSSEISAGGDLTLNAGNDVSLTASELAAKGNVGLSAGRDISLETAEKNSQQKTNNSENRTTDATRSVITSGNNLTLDAGRDINSQAAALVSDNATTLKAGRDVNLNAQQSSTYSENHGDRKQQINESIRQQGTEIVSGGDTTILAGHDINLQATQAQASGDIALKAGHDINVTTATESDYSFFEETTVKKKRLSKTTTHVVSEDYATQEQGSLLSGKNVSLSAGNDLLVKGSAVVGDNNVALTAGNNVDIVAATEEQSSYRLSEQKKSGMFSGGGIGVTIGSTSSRQQSRDSGTTQSQSASTIGSTGGDVTINAGGTAHIGGADILANKNLNVTGDSVVIEPGQDKRSSDQLYEQKSSGLTLALSGAVGSALNTAVTTVQEAKDETNGRLAALKGTKAALTGISAKQAVDLAQAQGNSDTGSLFGVSVSLGSQKSTSQQHQEQQAVSGSTLTAGNDLNITATGKGQSTNSGDIIIGGSQLKAGHDTTLDADRDLFLLGAANTQKTEGSNSSSGGSIGASISLGKESGLSIFANANKSKGNDSGNGTSWSETTLDSGNTLSLTSGRDTTLLGAQLSGDKVEADVGRNLTLQSQQDSDRYDSKQQSISGGVSAVIMGTGGGSANLSATQDKMHSNFDSVQEQTGIFAGKGGFDITVGEHTQLNGAVIGSTATADKNKLDTGTLGFSNIDNKAEFKTEHQGGSISTGGSVADNFLGNMGNLVLVGANNDGNAQSTTHAAVSDGTIIIRDTDKQQQNVDDLSRDVEHANNALTPIFDKEKEQNRLKEAQLIGEIGGQVFDVISTQGQIQATTAAKDALAKSGHLNPTQKEIEASPVYKEAMKDYGIGGTYQKIAQAATAALQGLAGGDMTKALAGASAPYLAQMIKDVAGEDNEAARIGAHAVLGAVLSHLQGNSAAAGGAGALSGELAAIYIKNSLYPNIETKDLTEAQKQVIVNLSSLAAGLSGGLVGDSTGSAVAGAQAGKNAVENNSMSGDQARESVKQVTSNLKDHVRDKLGEGTLSAIVNSIINATADTGDAILGGADYGADAAMALTSCAMGDSYCTQALNDLADKNQAAADTLKALMKSETWSAVAGQVKEAAQGNQLALEATGGMLASMFLPGKKIPDIEAAKLPSGPSSSIVPGGGLAAHEAAGGHLIDRHVGKTEAELLNRVSTGNVKSASSFTDRTTAEAVTSKAIDSNQAKIDSYLSGSQKGYLEIDYQSNVPIGISVSRGSTNVSSVTNARIIIARDPSMPTGYKIITGYPTP
- a CDS encoding contact-dependent growth inhibition system immunity protein translates to MIINEKYPYLSYLLRCYFNQDFEVLFGNADETLAAYKATETAEERLQMKAEIDYLLALSLPDDELQDILLNKLDCSYYYPNEWSSSEEWLKHIYKQMN